A stretch of Porites lutea chromosome 5, jaPorLute2.1, whole genome shotgun sequence DNA encodes these proteins:
- the LOC140937099 gene encoding uncharacterized protein yields MVFLESFKMSSSKAHQAPSPPTVEQILEDLSAASDEDVIFKSVILEHGTRTKKELKEEDALEQTVDRGEVATEDRGSTEEKQIKGQSNEQIYGKVASFLEQFKSLESAKEELNCLEEDLKLKKETLEAAISKVEAAWKVSKSDD; encoded by the exons ATGGTTTTTCTAGAGTCCTTCAAAATGTCTAGCTCAAAAGCACACCAAGCTCCATCTCCACCTACAGTAGAGCAAATTCTCGAAGATCTGTCTGCAGCAAGTGACGAAGATGTGATCTTTAAATCAGTGATTCTAGAACACGGAACTCGAACGAAAAAAGAACTAAAAGAGG AAGATGCACTTGAGCAAACTGTTGATAGAGGAGAGGTTGCAACAGAAGATAGAGGAAGTACTGAAGAGAAGCAGATAAAAGGACAATCGAATGAGCAAATTTATGGAAAAGTTGCTTcatttttggaacaatttaaaTCACTTGAATCTGCAAAAGAGGAGCTAAATTGTCTGGAAGAggatttaaaattaaagaaagaaactCTTGAAGCGGCCATCAGTAAAGTAGAAGCAGCATGGAAGGTCAGCAAGAGTGATGATTAG
- the LOC140936950 gene encoding kelch-like protein 23, producing the protein MELQLHSREMFECLNKMRKDQSYTDVVLRVKGKSFHAHKVVLAASSRFFDAMFSAGMKEDAQTEVELKEDGLTEEAFELLLNFIYSSILPLNENSVVEILEAADHLEILSVVRKCSLFIINNLSEEKFDLETRLKILRLADRHHLAELHEEILRALALKFGEICEDTAFIQNITADELLLLLSRNDLSVPSETFLFKSVIAWIKFDEENRLSHSARLFDKVRLVLVDIMVVLEELESEEFRKIPECFSFMHTCLLQHVRPFLCSPFAQEKGMPRVSSKALVSLSLTGGTKFFNIESKNWEPLHGLKLPSLQRKPAILFTGNHLFLFDEKDVHQYQIDTSTWTVLPPMKTAHENFQACVCEDFLYVIGGAEANHSVISERFSFSKKMWQYISFHEELGLHGCAVAEHKGCIYSIGGSWADGGAGREVCRFDPAKNVWTKLERTKHSHTHACAFEVNGRLYVAGGKTDPPSKRQRGLIPSRYVEVYDEENDQWHDVPQPRIPPSNYGAIEIENHIFFILGNFAYNSGVKIEESEVYQVDLEEWEPMSHVDDDAVFVYMPVTRDGAPENPSQTEEASNEFLSETDKLYND; encoded by the exons ATGGAACTGCAGCTTCATTCGCGGGAAATGTTTGAATGTTTGAACAAAATGCGAAAGGACCAATCATACACTGACGTCGTCCTTCGCGTAAAGGGAAAATCTTTCCACGCTCACAAAGTTGTTCTTGCTGCTTCCAGCCGCTTTTTTGACGCGATGTTTTCTGCTGGGATGAAAGAAGACGCGCAGACTGAGGTGGAACTGAAAGAAGATGGCTTGACGGAAGAAGCATTTGAACTGCTGCTGAATTTCATATACTCTTCCATCCTTCCGCTAAATGAAAACAGTGTTGTCGAAATTTTGGAAGCTGCAGATCATTTAGAGATTTTGAGCGTGGTTAGAAAATGCTCCCTATTCATAATAAACAATCTCAGTGAGGAAAAATTCGACCTAGAGACAAGACTAAAAATCCTTAGACTGGCCGATCGACACCACCTGGCAGAGCTACACGAAGAGATCTTACGTGCATTAGCGTTAAAGTTTGGAGAGATTTGTGAGGATACAGCGTTCATACAGAACATAACCGCAGACGAGTTGCTTCTCCTTCTTTCGCGCAACGATCTAAGCGTGCCGTCAGAGACATTTCTCTTCAAGAGCGTGATCGCTTGGATCAAGTTCGACGAAGAAAACAGGTTGTCGCACTCTGCCAGACTTTTCGACAAAGTGCGGTTGGTTCTCGTTGACATTATGGTCGTCCTTGAAGAACTCGAATCCGAAGAGTTCAGAAAGATTCCCGAGTGTTTCTCATTTATGCATACGTGCTTGTTGCAGCATGTCCGCCCATTTCTGTGTTCCCCTTTTGCTCAAGAAAAAGGAATGCCTCGTGTCTCGTCTAAG gCCCTTGTGTCGCTTTCATTAACAGGTGGAACCAAGTTTTTCAACATTGAGTCCAAAAACTGGGAACCACTCCATGGCCTTAAATTACCAAGTCTACAAAGAAAGCCAGCCATACTTTTCACTGGTAatcacctttttctttttgatgaGAAAGACGTCCACCAGTATCAGATTGATACAAGCACTTGGACAGTGCTTCCACCCATGAAGACTGCCCATGAAAATTTCCAGGCCTGCGTGTGTGAAGATTTCCTGTACGTAATTGGCGGTGCTGAGGCCAATCACAGTGTTATATCAGAGAGATTTAGTTTCTCCAAGAAGATGTGGCAGTACATTTCTTTCCATGAAGAGCTAGGCTTACATGGTTGTGCTGTGGCTGAACACAAAGGCTGCATTTATTCAATCGGAGGTTCTTGGGCAGATGGGGGTGCTGGTCGCGAGGTCTGTAGATTTGACCCAGCCAAAAATGTCTGGACAAAGTTGGAAAGGACCAAACACAGCCACACCCACGCATGCGCATTTGAAGTCAATGGAAGGTTGTATGTGGCAGGTGGCAAAACAGACCCGCCAAGCAAACGTCAAAGAGGGCTTATTCCATCCAGGTATGTGGAAGTTTATGATGAAGAGAATGACCAATGGCATGACGTTCCACAACCCCGTATACCCCCTAGTAATTACGGGGCTATAGAAATCGAAAATCATATTTTCTTCATACTTGGAAACTTTGCCTACAACAGTGGGGTGAAAATTGAGGAGAGCGAGGTTTATCAGGTCGACTTGGAGGAGTGGGAGCCGATGAGTCACGTGGATGATGACGCGGTGTTTGTCTACATGCCAGTGACCAGAGATGGAGCGCCTGAAAATCCTAGTCAAACTGAGGAAGCTTCTAACGAATTTTTGTCGGAGACGGATAAACTTTATAATGACTGA